The following proteins come from a genomic window of Candidatus Bipolaricaulis sibiricus:
- a CDS encoding 1-deoxy-D-xylulose 5-phosphate reductoisomerase, which yields MTAAATRVAILGATGSIGTQALAVIRDLRRAGRAVEVAALAAGRNVDGVAAVAREFAVPRVAVAAPREADLVRKLLPRETEVVHGADGLAYLASHPDVDLVLNAVVGAVGLAPTLAALEAGKTVALANKESLVIGGELVLGARRRPDQILPVDSEHAALFQLLTGVDGRHVDRAWITASGGPFRDRSAAELCRVTPAEALAHPVWSMGRRISVDSATLANKAFEVIEAHHLFALSWSKIGVLIHPQACVHALVELVDGTVLAQVAYPDMRIPIQAALTHPDRLPRPAPRLPLAGMNLVLEELAPQRYPAFRAVVEAGERGGTAPAVANAADEVLVEAFLSGKIAFTDIAEGIAAVVAAHAPNPAVDVQTVLSADNWARVRAEEFVARRGRSV from the coding sequence ATGACGGCGGCCGCGACCCGGGTGGCGATCCTCGGGGCGACGGGCTCAATCGGAACCCAAGCCCTCGCAGTGATTCGCGACCTTCGCCGTGCGGGGCGTGCGGTGGAGGTGGCTGCCCTCGCGGCGGGTCGGAACGTGGACGGCGTGGCCGCTGTGGCGCGGGAGTTCGCGGTCCCGCGGGTCGCGGTGGCGGCGCCGCGCGAGGCCGACCTCGTGCGGAAGCTGCTCCCGCGGGAGACGGAGGTCGTCCACGGGGCAGACGGACTGGCGTACCTCGCTTCGCATCCCGATGTGGATCTCGTCCTGAACGCAGTGGTGGGTGCGGTGGGTCTGGCGCCTACCCTGGCGGCGCTGGAGGCCGGCAAGACGGTCGCCCTCGCGAACAAGGAGTCGCTCGTCATTGGGGGTGAGCTGGTCCTGGGTGCGCGGCGCCGTCCGGATCAGATCCTTCCGGTGGACTCTGAGCACGCAGCGCTGTTTCAACTCCTGACTGGAGTGGACGGGCGCCACGTCGACCGCGCTTGGATCACCGCATCCGGAGGGCCGTTTCGAGATCGGTCCGCTGCTGAGCTCTGTCGGGTGACGCCCGCCGAGGCGCTCGCCCACCCGGTGTGGTCGATGGGAAGGCGGATCAGTGTCGACTCGGCAACGCTCGCCAACAAGGCATTCGAGGTGATCGAGGCCCATCATCTGTTCGCGCTTTCATGGTCGAAGATAGGGGTCCTCATTCACCCCCAGGCCTGTGTGCACGCGCTGGTCGAGCTCGTGGACGGGACGGTTCTCGCCCAGGTTGCGTATCCGGACATGCGGATCCCGATCCAGGCTGCGCTCACCCATCCCGATCGCCTGCCCCGGCCTGCCCCTCGGCTGCCTCTGGCTGGGATGAACCTCGTTCTCGAGGAACTCGCTCCCCAGCGCTACCCAGCGTTTCGGGCCGTGGTCGAGGCCGGCGAGAGGGGCGGGACTGCCCCGGCGGTAGCCAATGCTGCGGACGAGGTCCTTGTGGAGGCGTTCCTGAGCGGGAAGATCGCCTTCACCGACATCGCCGAGGGCATCGCAGCGGTCGTCGCGGCCCACGCGCCAAACCCTGCTGTCGACGTGCAGACCGTGCTTTCCGCAGACAACTGGGCGCGGGTGAGGGCAGAGGAGTTTGTGGCGCGGCGGGGCCGCAGCGTATAA